One window from the genome of Desulfobulbaceae bacterium encodes:
- the eno gene encoding phosphopyruvate hydratase, whose amino-acid sequence MGEIIGVLGREVFDSRGNPTVEVEVYLDSGIIGRAIVPSGASTGTREALELRDVRRKRLGGKGVLKAVDNVNKIIGPEIIGLESTMQVTLDQTMLELDGTENKKKLGANAILGVSMAIARASAEECGLPLYSYLGGVNAKVLPVPMMNVLNGGSHADNNVDIQEFMIMPVGANSYSEGLWMGVETFHSLKSVLSKAGHQTAVGDEGGFAPNLRSNEEAMESLLEAIVKAGYTPGKDMYIALDVAASELYDQKKKKYVLAAEKSSLKSTDQMIDFFEDWVKKYPLVSIEDGLDESDWSGWKKLSDRLGKKVQLVGDDIFVTNTKILQEGINKGVANSILIKLNQIGSVTETVDAVEMAHRAGYTSIISHRSGETEDTTIADLSVALNTGQIKTGSLSRTDRVAKYNQLLRIEEELGSAGRYAGKSAVKFIS is encoded by the coding sequence ATGGGTGAAATTATAGGGGTTCTTGGTCGTGAAGTTTTTGATTCCAGGGGCAACCCAACCGTTGAAGTTGAGGTGTACCTCGATAGTGGGATTATTGGTCGGGCGATCGTGCCGTCTGGTGCCTCTACGGGTACTAGAGAGGCTTTGGAACTTCGAGATGTTCGTCGTAAACGTCTTGGCGGTAAAGGTGTGCTGAAGGCTGTCGATAATGTGAACAAGATTATCGGGCCTGAAATCATAGGGCTTGAGTCTACCATGCAGGTTACTCTTGACCAGACTATGCTTGAGCTTGATGGAACTGAAAACAAGAAAAAACTTGGCGCAAACGCAATACTTGGTGTTTCGATGGCTATTGCCAGAGCTTCAGCCGAAGAGTGTGGTCTTCCCCTGTATTCGTACCTTGGTGGTGTTAATGCTAAAGTTCTGCCGGTACCGATGATGAATGTGTTAAATGGTGGATCTCACGCCGATAACAACGTTGATATCCAGGAATTTATGATTATGCCGGTGGGCGCCAATAGTTACTCCGAAGGGCTATGGATGGGCGTTGAGACTTTTCATAGTCTTAAGTCGGTGCTCAGTAAGGCTGGACATCAGACCGCTGTTGGTGATGAGGGTGGTTTCGCTCCGAACCTCCGATCGAATGAGGAGGCTATGGAGTCTTTGCTTGAGGCTATTGTGAAGGCTGGCTATACTCCTGGAAAAGATATGTATATTGCCTTAGATGTAGCTGCCAGTGAACTTTATGATCAGAAAAAGAAAAAATATGTTCTGGCGGCTGAGAAAAGTTCGCTCAAATCGACAGACCAGATGATTGACTTTTTTGAGGACTGGGTAAAAAAATATCCACTTGTCTCAATTGAAGACGGCCTCGATGAGTCTGATTGGAGTGGCTGGAAAAAATTGTCTGATCGATTAGGCAAAAAAGTTCAGCTGGTTGGTGACGATATTTTTGTGACAAATACTAAAATTCTTCAAGAAGGTATAAATAAAGGCGTGGCTAACTCTATTCTGATCAAGTTGAATCAGATAGGCTCGGTTACTGAAACAGTTGATGCCGTTGAGATGGCACATAGGGCTGGATACACATCCATTATTTCTCATCGCTCGGGAGAAACTGAAGACACTACCATAGCTGATTTAAGCGTTGCTTTGAATACCGGACAGATTAAAACAGGTTCCCTTTCTCGGACAGACAGGGTGGCTAAGTATAATCAGTTACTGCGTATTGAAGAGGAGCTTGGATCGGCTGGACGCTATGCTGGAAAATCAGCAGTTAAATTTATTTCTTGA
- a CDS encoding phosphotransferase, with product MESFHEHIDRLLEQGKLSAASHCQYERLSGDGSDRVFIRIALDTGASCLAVFPSPTLSAGNALAEANSAYSINKHLESKGVAVPRVFAYDSVSGGILFEYLGNTLLYDIVKKKISDPVEWYKKALENLVTFQAKGVSGFKDSYCWDTPNYDRQLMLSRESGYFLREFCVDHVGLKAISVDLQDDFNRLADRITKEGCRFLLHRDYQSRNLMVTDKDLYIIDFQGARFGPLGYDVASLLNDPYVNLDAGLKKMLFEYYLDVLAQQTSVDRGHFVDGYYHIALQRNLQVLGAYAFLGYKKNKVFFRDFIAPAFSNLSSLVHGELSGTYPALEELIKEIAGKVSTQL from the coding sequence ATGGAAAGTTTTCATGAACACATAGACCGCCTGCTGGAACAGGGGAAGTTGTCGGCTGCATCCCATTGTCAATATGAACGCTTGTCTGGTGACGGCTCTGATCGTGTCTTTATCAGAATTGCTCTGGATACAGGTGCAAGCTGTCTGGCAGTGTTTCCGTCACCAACATTGTCTGCCGGAAATGCTTTGGCTGAAGCCAATTCTGCCTATTCCATTAATAAGCATTTAGAGAGCAAGGGCGTTGCTGTGCCTCGTGTATTTGCTTATGATAGTGTTTCCGGCGGGATTTTATTTGAGTATCTAGGCAATACGCTCCTTTATGATATTGTTAAAAAGAAGATAAGTGATCCTGTTGAATGGTATAAAAAGGCGCTTGAAAATTTGGTGACCTTTCAGGCTAAAGGGGTATCCGGTTTTAAGGATTCATATTGTTGGGATACCCCGAACTATGATCGGCAGCTGATGCTGTCTCGTGAGTCAGGTTATTTTTTGCGTGAGTTTTGTGTTGATCATGTTGGCTTGAAGGCCATCTCAGTAGATCTCCAGGATGACTTTAACCGTCTTGCTGACAGAATCACTAAGGAGGGCTGCCGGTTTCTTTTACATAGGGATTATCAGTCACGAAATTTGATGGTTACAGATAAAGATCTATATATTATTGATTTTCAAGGAGCACGTTTCGGGCCGTTAGGGTACGATGTTGCATCGCTTCTTAATGACCCATATGTAAACTTGGACGCGGGCCTTAAAAAAATGCTCTTTGAGTATTACCTTGATGTCCTTGCCCAGCAAACCTCTGTAGATAGAGGTCATTTTGTTGATGGGTATTATCATATAGCCCTGCAAAGAAATCTTCAGGTGCTTGGTGCCTACGCCTTTTTAGGTTACAAAAAGAATAAAGTTTTTTTTCGGGATTTTATTGCACCGGCGTTCTCAAATCTTTCAAGTTTAGTCCATGGAGAGCTTTCAGGGACGTACCCAGCATTAGAAGAACTAATTAAAGAAATTGCAGGTAAAGTGTCTACGCAATTATAG
- the der gene encoding ribosome biogenesis GTPase Der, whose product MNDRQYKIVALVGRPNVGKSSLFNCLAKKNKAIVDPTPGVTRDRHYEVVTVDERSFILVDTGGIELEKVSNHEMEMVGEKKVTSLIRMQSLLAVEDADIIVFLMDAKEGLVKDDYELAAILRRTEKPIYYVINKIDNAHQEDMLIAPFYELGADKLWAISSAHNYGIKTFFSNLVASMKSSDSAPDVVEGEIGLAFIGRPNVGKSSLVNQILGQDRMVVSDVPGTTRDSVDTRFQYKGKNYLLIDTAGIRRRGKVQDNVERFSVMRALKSMERCDLALILIDAEEGITEQDTKVIGYSVERGRACLVLLNKWDLIKNDKKKQKWLLDEVEMATRFIGYAPTLQVSALTGHGCKKIITSLNKVYEQFSLQFTTGKLNRVLQNAVGLHSPSLYKGKRIKFYYTTQISTKPPTFIIYVNYPEGVHFSYFRFLVNQFRKDLKLDQTALRIFLRERKRKKYD is encoded by the coding sequence ATGAACGATCGTCAATATAAGATAGTTGCTTTAGTTGGAAGGCCCAATGTTGGAAAATCATCTCTTTTTAACTGTCTGGCTAAAAAAAATAAGGCAATTGTTGATCCAACTCCGGGTGTAACTCGTGATCGGCATTATGAAGTCGTAACAGTCGATGAGCGCAGCTTTATTCTGGTGGACACCGGTGGTATTGAGCTTGAAAAAGTCAGCAATCATGAGATGGAAATGGTGGGTGAGAAGAAGGTTACAAGCCTTATTCGTATGCAATCTCTGCTGGCAGTTGAAGATGCCGATATAATCGTATTTCTGATGGACGCCAAAGAGGGTCTGGTTAAGGATGATTATGAGCTGGCTGCTATTTTACGCAGAACCGAAAAACCGATTTATTACGTTATCAACAAGATTGATAACGCCCATCAGGAAGATATGCTAATTGCACCCTTTTATGAACTTGGTGCTGATAAGTTGTGGGCTATTTCATCTGCGCATAACTACGGAATAAAGACGTTCTTTAGTAATCTAGTCGCCTCGATGAAATCATCTGATTCTGCTCCTGATGTCGTTGAAGGTGAAATAGGCCTGGCCTTTATTGGACGTCCTAATGTGGGGAAATCGTCCCTTGTTAATCAGATACTGGGCCAGGATCGCATGGTTGTTTCTGATGTGCCAGGTACGACTCGCGACTCTGTTGATACTCGTTTTCAGTATAAGGGCAAAAATTATCTGTTAATCGATACAGCAGGAATACGACGCCGGGGTAAAGTTCAGGATAATGTAGAAAGGTTTTCGGTAATGAGAGCCTTGAAGTCTATGGAGCGCTGTGATCTTGCCCTTATTCTTATTGATGCCGAGGAAGGAATTACAGAGCAGGATACCAAAGTTATCGGTTATTCGGTGGAGCGGGGCAGGGCGTGTCTTGTCCTGTTAAACAAATGGGATCTTATCAAAAATGATAAGAAAAAACAGAAATGGCTGCTTGATGAAGTGGAGATGGCAACTCGATTTATTGGTTATGCTCCTACCTTGCAAGTCTCAGCCTTGACTGGGCATGGCTGCAAGAAAATCATAACTTCATTGAATAAGGTTTATGAGCAGTTTTCCTTGCAATTTACCACGGGAAAACTCAATCGTGTGTTGCAAAACGCTGTGGGGTTGCACTCACCATCGCTTTATAAAGGAAAACGAATTAAGTTCTACTACACGACTCAGATCAGTACAAAACCGCCAACCTTTATTATTTATGTTAATTACCCTGAAGGCGTTCATTTCTCATATTTTCGCTTTTTAGTGAACCAGTTCCGAAAGGATCTCAAGTTAGATCAAACTGCGTTACGTATTTTTTTACGGGAAAGAAAAAGAAAGAAGTACGATTAA
- the lpxI gene encoding UDP-2,3-diacylglucosamine diphosphatase LpxI (LpxI, functionally equivalent to LpxH, replaces it in LPS biosynthesis in a minority of bacteria.): MVSNPIGIIAGGGQFPLLFARAAKANGRKVVAVGHTGETWPELEDEADFFQWVKLGQLGKLIKFLKKNDVREAAFLGTITKTRIFKDVLPDLKGLTLWNKIDVKQDDGILRAIAQTLEDDGIKVVESTLYLQELLFPQGVLSKKKPNEQQIADVRFGWKIAREVGRLDIGQCVVVRDCSVLAVEAIEGTDAAIQRGGKLGRKNAVIVKVKKPGQDFRFDLPAIGPKTIESMVEVKASVLAVEAGQALLFDSQEVIRLANHSNIIIIGVQETDEGLCWNQ, from the coding sequence ATGGTGAGTAACCCGATTGGTATAATTGCCGGGGGAGGGCAGTTTCCCTTGCTCTTTGCCAGAGCGGCTAAGGCCAATGGCCGGAAGGTAGTTGCTGTCGGGCATACCGGCGAAACGTGGCCGGAGTTGGAAGACGAAGCTGATTTTTTTCAATGGGTTAAGCTGGGCCAGCTCGGCAAACTTATCAAGTTTTTAAAAAAAAATGATGTACGTGAAGCTGCTTTTTTGGGAACGATTACCAAAACTCGAATTTTTAAGGACGTTTTACCAGATCTTAAAGGTTTGACACTTTGGAATAAAATTGATGTCAAGCAGGATGATGGCATATTAAGAGCGATTGCACAGACCCTGGAAGATGATGGCATTAAGGTAGTTGAGTCAACTTTATATTTACAGGAACTGCTCTTTCCTCAGGGTGTTTTGTCCAAAAAAAAACCCAATGAACAGCAGATTGCAGATGTTCGCTTTGGGTGGAAAATTGCCAGAGAAGTTGGTCGGCTTGATATCGGTCAATGTGTTGTGGTTAGAGATTGTTCTGTCCTGGCAGTTGAAGCTATTGAGGGTACTGATGCTGCCATACAACGCGGTGGAAAACTTGGCCGTAAAAATGCGGTTATTGTTAAGGTTAAAAAACCCGGACAGGATTTTCGCTTTGACTTGCCTGCCATTGGCCCAAAGACAATTGAAAGTATGGTAGAGGTCAAGGCCTCAGTCCTGGCTGTTGAAGCCGGACAGGCTCTATTGTTTGATAGTCAGGAGGTCATTCGGTTAGCCAACCACTCAAATATCATTATTATTGGTGTTCAGGAAACAGACGAAGGTCTGTGCTGGAATCAGTAG
- a CDS encoding NTP transferase domain-containing protein, with amino-acid sequence MQAMVLAAGLGTRLRPFTSVRPKPLFPVMGEPLILRIIRSLRRSGFTRIVVNAYHLKEQLIALLDSEPDIILQLEPIELGTGGGLRMALESLAPGPVLVTNADIYHDIDYRWAYESHRGSGAGATLVMHNCPRFNKVLVSEQGNIISFQSEMIPEPAMKIRAFTGIHVLETALLNLIPQGQFYSVIDAYTAFISQGGIIKALEADNCFWRDIGTPADYLELHRDFVTGSSQEIQKDQRRDGFQFGSDTRLERNVTLKEWGYIGANVTIGVGSHLERVVVWDGAKIPPGTIAKDTIVV; translated from the coding sequence ATGCAAGCAATGGTCCTGGCTGCAGGCCTTGGTACCAGGCTCAGGCCTTTCACATCAGTACGTCCAAAACCTCTTTTCCCTGTCATGGGAGAACCTTTGATCCTGAGGATTATCCGTAGCCTTCGACGATCTGGTTTTACTCGCATCGTAGTAAATGCATACCACCTGAAAGAACAACTGATTGCGCTCTTAGATTCTGAGCCTGACATTATCCTGCAGCTTGAACCTATTGAGCTTGGTACCGGGGGAGGGTTGCGAATGGCCCTTGAATCACTGGCACCCGGTCCGGTATTGGTGACTAATGCTGATATCTACCATGATATTGATTATCGCTGGGCCTATGAGAGTCATCGTGGTTCTGGTGCAGGCGCGACGCTGGTGATGCATAACTGTCCTCGTTTTAACAAGGTGTTAGTCTCTGAGCAGGGGAATATTATATCGTTTCAATCTGAAATGATTCCTGAGCCAGCCATGAAAATAAGGGCCTTTACAGGCATTCATGTACTGGAAACTGCCTTGCTGAATCTGATACCACAAGGGCAATTTTATAGTGTAATTGATGCCTATACTGCTTTTATTTCTCAAGGCGGCATAATAAAGGCCTTGGAGGCGGACAATTGTTTCTGGCGGGATATTGGAACACCTGCTGATTATCTGGAATTGCATAGAGATTTCGTCACGGGAAGCAGTCAGGAGATTCAGAAGGATCAGCGTCGTGATGGCTTTCAGTTCGGGAGTGATACACGTCTGGAAAGGAATGTTACCCTCAAAGAGTGGGGCTACATTGGTGCAAATGTTACAATTGGTGTTGGGTCGCATCTTGAACGTGTTGTGGTTTGGGATGGTGCGAAAATTCCTCCCGGGACGATTGCTAAAGATACAATAGTTGTATGA
- the lpxD gene encoding UDP-3-O-(3-hydroxymyristoyl)glucosamine N-acyltransferase: MYTLLELAELVNGDIEGDGALQISGVADLDHASSGDISFVASLKNSEGLKWSKASAFIVPNNLLVVDSPVIRVDDPYLAVAIIHNRFLARPFRAKGIHPTAVIGNDCKIDDEVTIGPHVSIGDRVTIGRGVYVHPGVVVEDDVCIAEDVQLKANCTVGYACKIGKRVILHAGVVVGSDGFGYATDKFGQHIKRPQVGNVVIEDDVEIGSNTCLDRATFGTTLIKQGAKIDNLVQIAHNVVVGENSIIVSQAGIAGSSSLGRNVVIGGQVGISGHIHIGAQAMVGSKSGVHNHIPEKTIVSGYPAVAHKLWLRTSAIIAKLPELAKDVRTLKKDVARLLAPGDE; the protein is encoded by the coding sequence ATGTACACTTTGCTTGAGCTTGCTGAGTTGGTCAATGGAGATATTGAGGGTGACGGAGCACTGCAAATTTCTGGTGTTGCCGATTTGGATCACGCTTCGTCTGGAGATATTAGTTTTGTTGCGTCGCTTAAAAATAGTGAAGGCCTGAAGTGGTCGAAGGCTTCAGCCTTTATAGTCCCTAATAATCTGCTTGTCGTCGATAGCCCAGTTATTCGTGTTGACGACCCCTATCTTGCTGTGGCGATTATTCATAACAGGTTTCTGGCAAGGCCTTTCAGGGCCAAAGGGATTCACCCAACTGCTGTTATTGGTAACGATTGTAAAATAGATGACGAGGTTACAATCGGTCCTCATGTCTCTATTGGTGACCGTGTTACCATTGGTAGGGGTGTCTACGTTCATCCCGGAGTTGTCGTTGAAGACGACGTTTGTATTGCAGAGGACGTTCAACTTAAAGCCAATTGTACAGTCGGTTATGCCTGTAAGATCGGCAAGCGTGTGATTTTGCATGCGGGTGTTGTTGTCGGAAGTGACGGCTTTGGTTATGCAACCGATAAATTTGGTCAACACATTAAGAGACCACAAGTTGGTAATGTGGTTATTGAAGATGATGTGGAGATCGGCTCAAACACCTGTCTTGATCGAGCTACTTTTGGAACAACACTCATAAAACAGGGTGCTAAAATTGACAACCTGGTTCAAATTGCTCATAACGTTGTCGTTGGCGAAAACTCTATTATTGTGTCCCAGGCCGGTATTGCCGGCAGTAGCAGTCTGGGGAGAAATGTTGTTATTGGCGGGCAGGTAGGTATCTCTGGACACATTCATATAGGTGCCCAGGCCATGGTTGGCTCTAAGTCGGGTGTGCATAATCACATCCCTGAAAAGACCATTGTTTCAGGGTATCCGGCAGTTGCTCATAAACTGTGGCTACGAACTTCGGCGATTATTGCTAAACTTCCGGAGTTGGCAAAAGATGTACGAACCTTAAAAAAAGATGTCGCACGCTTGTTGGCACCTGGTGACGAATGA
- the fabZ gene encoding 3-hydroxyacyl-ACP dehydratase FabZ, with protein MSLVAEQLNIVEILKLLPHRYPFVMVDRILEHTPGKKIKGLKNVTINEPFFQGHFPVQPVMPGVLILEGLAQVGAVMAYLDNMESVGSKLVYFAGLDKVRFRQKVVPGDQLIFEVETIKRKLSLWSLAGKAYVDDKLVAEADLMATFG; from the coding sequence ATGAGTTTAGTTGCTGAGCAGCTTAATATCGTCGAGATATTGAAGCTACTGCCCCATAGGTACCCCTTTGTAATGGTGGATCGCATTCTTGAACATACCCCAGGGAAAAAGATAAAAGGCCTGAAAAATGTGACTATTAACGAGCCGTTTTTTCAGGGGCATTTTCCTGTGCAGCCGGTTATGCCAGGTGTTTTGATTCTGGAAGGACTTGCCCAGGTTGGTGCAGTTATGGCGTATCTGGATAATATGGAGAGTGTTGGCAGTAAACTTGTGTACTTTGCTGGTTTAGACAAGGTTCGTTTCCGACAGAAAGTTGTCCCCGGGGATCAGCTCATTTTTGAAGTCGAAACTATAAAACGAAAATTGAGCCTTTGGAGTTTGGCTGGCAAGGCGTATGTCGACGATAAACTTGTTGCTGAAGCAGATTTGATGGCAACTTTTGGTTGA
- a CDS encoding integration host factor subunit alpha: protein MTLTKADLVQKVYEIHDLTKVQAADAVETFLGISKNCLENGHDLLISGFGKFNVKVKKSRRGRNPQTGDELILDARKVVTFKPSGILRDRINEG, encoded by the coding sequence ATGACATTGACGAAGGCTGATCTTGTTCAAAAGGTTTATGAGATTCATGATCTGACAAAGGTTCAGGCTGCAGACGCAGTAGAAACCTTTTTAGGCATTTCAAAAAATTGTCTTGAAAATGGACATGACCTTCTTATCAGCGGTTTTGGCAAGTTTAACGTGAAGGTGAAAAAATCTCGACGCGGACGTAATCCTCAAACCGGTGACGAGCTTATTCTTGATGCCCGCAAAGTTGTTACTTTTAAACCGTCTGGTATTTTAAGGGATCGAATCAACGAAGGCTAG
- the lpxA gene encoding acyl-ACP--UDP-N-acetylglucosamine O-acyltransferase, which translates to MSVHPTAVVESGAELDSTVKVGAYAVIEKGVRVGADTEIGPHTVISGRTTIGERNYIASFASIGGVPQDLKYNNEETEVVIGSDNRIREYVSIHRGTPTGAGITTIGDKNMIMAYCHIAHDCKLGNEIILANGATLGGHVQIADNVNLSGMVGIHQFTRIGPHSYIGAMSGISKDVPPFVIASGVRNKLRITGINKIGLKRCGYDSESIRMVNKAFVYIFKTPDLLLNDALEKAITEFPDCKPVITMVDFFRAPNRMGVLRKVDGE; encoded by the coding sequence ATGAGTGTTCATCCAACCGCAGTTGTGGAATCTGGCGCAGAACTTGACAGCACTGTCAAGGTAGGGGCATATGCCGTAATAGAGAAGGGTGTGCGGGTTGGTGCTGATACCGAGATTGGTCCGCATACCGTAATTTCTGGTCGTACTACGATTGGTGAGAGAAATTATATAGCTTCGTTTGCCTCAATTGGAGGTGTTCCACAAGATTTGAAATATAATAATGAAGAGACAGAGGTTGTGATTGGTAGCGATAACCGGATCAGGGAGTATGTGTCGATTCATAGAGGAACGCCAACAGGTGCAGGCATTACAACTATTGGCGATAAGAATATGATTATGGCCTATTGCCATATCGCCCATGACTGTAAGTTGGGCAATGAGATCATTCTTGCAAACGGTGCAACGCTGGGGGGGCATGTGCAGATTGCAGATAATGTTAACCTGAGCGGCATGGTTGGAATTCATCAGTTTACCCGAATTGGTCCGCACTCTTATATTGGTGCTATGTCTGGTATCAGTAAAGACGTTCCACCATTTGTTATTGCCTCAGGTGTCCGCAATAAACTTCGAATTACTGGAATCAATAAAATCGGCTTGAAACGCTGTGGATATGACAGTGAAAGTATTCGTATGGTAAACAAGGCCTTTGTCTATATTTTTAAAACACCCGATCTTCTGTTGAATGACGCATTAGAAAAGGCTATTACTGAGTTTCCTGACTGTAAACCAGTTATTACCATGGTCGATTTCTTCAGGGCACCAAACAGAATGGGGGTGTTGCGAAAGGTGGATGGTGAGTAA